A genomic stretch from Deltaproteobacteria bacterium includes:
- a CDS encoding acyl-CoA/acyl-ACP dehydrogenase: MDFDFNSDQNMFRDSFRRFLDKEIAPIVDERDKKGPLAREEAIGFMKKFKKIGVGWDPQSLKGFMQDFMTFGILTEELSRVWLSLDLVYTMNFGQTLLLLAPDAMREKLMPQWREGGLISCNAITEPNAGSDHRSMRTTAVLDGDKYIINGSKTWVSNAPIADICLLVAKDETGRESAFLIDREESPFQTRELLKLGLHAGPTGEMFFDECCIPRENNVMEMVSTAFSSGRREEIMEEFPLVTEMGLWKLFNVMSPVSAIFCFSRSWMALAAVGVCRAALEASIAYAKEREQFGRPIGKTQTIQGMIYEMMALTETSRLLSYRALDLTMKGSGEARLMSSLAKGYAAEAAVRVASSAIQIHGAMGLSVDLPLERYFRDARSWTIPDGTTEIQKLVVGNEALGMSAYV; encoded by the coding sequence ATGGATTTTGACTTCAACAGCGACCAGAACATGTTCAGGGACAGCTTCAGGAGATTTCTGGATAAGGAGATCGCCCCGATCGTTGATGAGAGAGACAAGAAAGGACCGCTTGCCAGAGAGGAAGCGATAGGGTTCATGAAGAAGTTCAAAAAGATCGGTGTCGGCTGGGACCCCCAGAGCCTCAAAGGGTTTATGCAGGACTTCATGACGTTCGGGATCCTCACGGAGGAGCTGTCCCGTGTCTGGCTCAGCCTGGACCTGGTCTATACGATGAATTTCGGTCAGACGCTGCTCCTTCTCGCGCCGGACGCAATGAGAGAAAAACTGATGCCGCAGTGGCGGGAAGGGGGGCTGATCAGCTGTAACGCCATAACCGAGCCCAACGCGGGTTCAGACCACAGGAGCATGAGGACCACCGCCGTTCTCGACGGGGACAAATATATCATCAATGGTTCGAAGACCTGGGTGAGCAATGCCCCGATCGCCGATATATGTCTCCTTGTCGCAAAGGACGAAACGGGCAGGGAAAGCGCCTTTCTGATCGATCGGGAGGAATCTCCCTTTCAGACGAGAGAGCTGCTGAAGCTGGGCCTGCACGCCGGCCCCACGGGGGAGATGTTTTTTGATGAGTGTTGTATCCCCCGGGAGAACAATGTCATGGAGATGGTCTCCACGGCGTTCTCGAGCGGACGACGTGAAGAGATCATGGAAGAATTTCCGCTGGTGACCGAAATGGGGCTCTGGAAGCTCTTCAACGTAATGTCCCCCGTCAGTGCCATCTTCTGCTTTTCGCGCTCCTGGATGGCGCTGGCGGCGGTGGGTGTGTGCCGGGCCGCCCTGGAGGCGTCGATCGCATATGCGAAGGAGCGGGAGCAGTTCGGGAGGCCGATCGGCAAGACCCAGACCATCCAGGGTATGATCTACGAGATGATGGCCCTGACGGAAACGTCCCGGCTCCTCTCGTACCGTGCACTGGACCTCACCATGAAGGGGAGCGGGGAGGCCCGGCTCATGTCGTCCCTGGCAAAGGGGTATGCCGCGGAGGCGGCGGTCAGGGTGGCTTCAAGCGCCATTCAGATCCACGGCGCCATGGGGCTTTCCGTGGACCTGCCGCTGGAACGCTATTTCAGGGATGCCCGGTCGTGGACCATTCCCGACGGTACGACGGAGATACAGAAACTGGTCGTGGGGAATGAAGCGCTGGGAATGTCGGCCTATGTCTGA
- a CDS encoding AMP-binding protein, with protein MKENLYAPKPWLNFYKKLGIPETMEPYPEIPLHQLLDDTAREHPDSTAIIYMDGEITFGRLKKETEKLAAALAGLGVRKGETVTILLPTSAQFAISIWGISRTGATQLWASTMLKEMELIDLLNQTGSKTIITLDTNLDMIRVIKARTNLKHVIITALDDYSATERPLGEDIEGVFRFRKLIADHPSVPPRVDIDPKNDCALLRFTGGATGIPKGVMSSHFNLTANTRQIQGMLPIIGAVKGKNLVTIVPLLMFHLGGFTYIYMTALGLTQILLSDNRDYESIVNMMNTYRPFLSALVPAQWMKVSADKRLTHTPLLGLSGAAPLPSDVTREIETERGGVVTDVYGQSEANCLVTANLSIAAKLLPGGDRSLVWVGRTMPMAVKVLPHLIDFAQSRPGRMIVTLLKPIFLPLLKRGVKKKAMSGKKVRGFKEGVGTPLPDTDVKLLDVTTGKEVGIGEPGELFYRGPQLMMGYFPETGSGLTEDGYLGSGDVAIMDEDGFFRIVDRTKDMINVGGFKVYTEVLDEALRRHPSVFLAGCVGVPDPARPGSEIVKAFIQLKEGEVPRPDLEKELTALVEKSLSAYYKPKIYVFLDEIPLSNVDKVNKLALREMTGNHGAGQIPKS; from the coding sequence ATGAAAGAAAACCTGTACGCACCTAAACCCTGGTTGAATTTCTATAAGAAACTGGGAATTCCCGAAACCATGGAGCCCTATCCTGAAATACCCCTTCATCAACTGCTCGACGATACCGCCCGGGAACATCCGGACAGCACTGCCATTATTTACATGGATGGTGAGATCACCTTCGGGCGTCTGAAAAAGGAAACGGAGAAACTCGCAGCGGCCCTTGCAGGCCTGGGTGTCAGGAAAGGTGAAACGGTTACCATACTCCTTCCCACATCAGCCCAGTTCGCCATATCCATCTGGGGCATCAGCAGAACGGGAGCGACACAGCTCTGGGCGAGCACCATGCTCAAGGAAATGGAATTGATCGATCTTCTCAACCAGACGGGCTCTAAAACTATCATCACCCTTGATACGAATCTGGATATGATACGTGTGATCAAGGCTCGCACGAACCTGAAACATGTCATCATAACAGCCCTTGATGATTACTCGGCCACAGAAAGACCGCTGGGTGAGGACATCGAAGGGGTTTTCCGGTTCAGAAAGCTCATAGCCGACCATCCCTCCGTTCCTCCCCGGGTGGATATCGATCCAAAGAATGATTGCGCCCTTCTGAGATTCACCGGAGGGGCCACAGGAATTCCCAAGGGTGTCATGTCAAGCCACTTCAATCTGACCGCGAACACCAGGCAGATCCAGGGAATGCTGCCTATCATCGGGGCGGTGAAAGGGAAGAACCTCGTCACCATCGTTCCCCTGTTGATGTTCCATTTGGGTGGGTTCACCTATATCTACATGACGGCGCTCGGCCTTACCCAGATACTGCTGTCCGACAACCGGGATTACGAGAGCATAGTAAATATGATGAATACCTATCGACCGTTCCTGTCCGCCCTCGTTCCGGCGCAGTGGATGAAGGTTTCCGCGGATAAGCGGCTCACACACACGCCGTTGCTTGGATTATCAGGGGCGGCGCCGCTTCCCTCGGACGTTACCAGGGAGATCGAAACGGAAAGAGGGGGTGTCGTCACGGACGTGTACGGGCAGTCTGAGGCCAACTGCCTGGTTACGGCAAACCTCTCAATTGCGGCCAAGCTCCTGCCCGGAGGCGATCGATCGCTCGTGTGGGTCGGTCGAACCATGCCGATGGCCGTAAAAGTGCTGCCCCATCTGATCGACTTCGCGCAATCCCGGCCGGGAAGGATGATCGTAACGCTCCTGAAGCCGATATTTTTGCCGCTCCTGAAGAGAGGGGTGAAAAAGAAAGCGATGAGCGGGAAAAAGGTTCGCGGCTTCAAGGAAGGTGTCGGCACCCCCCTCCCGGATACCGATGTGAAGCTCCTGGATGTCACAACTGGAAAGGAAGTTGGAATAGGAGAGCCGGGAGAGCTCTTCTATCGGGGACCCCAGCTTATGATGGGCTATTTCCCGGAAACTGGCAGCGGCCTTACAGAGGACGGTTATCTGGGAAGCGGCGATGTTGCCATTATGGACGAGGACGGATTTTTCCGGATCGTCGACAGAACGAAGGATATGATCAATGTGGGGGGGTTCAAGGTTTACACAGAGGTCCTTGATGAAGCCCTGCGCAGGCATCCTTCCGTCTTTCTGGCCGGCTGTGTCGGTGTTCCTGACCCGGCGCGGCCGGGAAGTGAAATTGTAAAGGCGTTCATTCAGCTGAAAGAGGGGGAAGTCCCGCGACCGGACCTGGAAAAAGAACTGACGGCCCTGGTGGAGAAGTCACTGTCCGCCTACTACAAACCCAAAATATATGTCTTCCTTGATGAGATCCCCCTCTCCAACGTGGACAAGGTCAACAAGCTCGCTCTCAGGGAGATGACGGGTAACCACGGGGCCGGTCAGATCCCGAAATCCTGA
- a CDS encoding 4Fe-4S binding protein, with amino-acid sequence MINRTILKTVALFIVLIIAVVGLSLISAKIWGDKPEKLPKPDTLIIERGMTVAQFGQTNNLSNQVLREIFGLQAKSDLENTLETYGTPPQISALVLKKLALASEHASKNWIKILVKFFFWAVFLVTVYMIFNKRKVSQRLRKWMLFTAILIFGVILGSDPSPMGTVKDAIYLYGSTGAIFPPRIIALTVFLACVFLVNKYICAWGCQVGTLQDLIFHINRTGKKKAVFGKQIKLPFVLTNTLRIAFLGIFTIVAFLWGIDIVEPIDPFKIFNPGHVVLAGSIFIVALLVASLFIYRPWCHIFCPFGLVGWLIEKISRVRVNVNYETCIACEKCAAACPTTVMSAILKNDKKTIPDCFSCYACRDVCPTGSVRYSTDKRTVPPAGHFDKQKIVK; translated from the coding sequence ATGATCAACCGAACAATTTTGAAGACAGTTGCTCTCTTTATTGTATTGATTATTGCTGTGGTTGGATTGTCATTAATATCTGCCAAGATATGGGGTGACAAACCTGAAAAGTTGCCAAAGCCTGATACTCTGATTATTGAAAGGGGGATGACTGTCGCACAATTCGGTCAGACCAATAATTTGTCTAATCAGGTCCTCAGGGAAATTTTTGGGTTGCAGGCAAAATCCGATCTGGAGAATACGCTGGAGACATACGGTACCCCTCCCCAGATTTCAGCGCTTGTCCTGAAAAAATTGGCATTGGCCTCCGAACATGCTTCCAAGAACTGGATCAAGATCCTGGTCAAATTTTTTTTCTGGGCGGTTTTTCTGGTAACGGTTTACATGATCTTTAACAAGCGTAAAGTTAGCCAGCGACTCAGGAAGTGGATGTTGTTCACTGCCATCCTGATCTTTGGTGTTATACTCGGCTCCGATCCCAGTCCGATGGGTACGGTCAAGGATGCCATTTATCTCTATGGCTCGACAGGAGCAATCTTCCCCCCTCGGATTATTGCACTGACAGTTTTTTTGGCATGCGTCTTCCTCGTAAACAAGTATATCTGTGCCTGGGGTTGTCAGGTGGGGACCCTGCAGGACCTTATTTTTCATATCAATCGGACCGGTAAGAAGAAGGCTGTTTTCGGGAAACAGATAAAGCTGCCCTTTGTCCTGACGAACACACTCCGTATCGCATTTCTGGGTATCTTTACCATTGTCGCTTTTTTGTGGGGAATCGATATTGTAGAACCAATTGATCCTTTCAAGATCTTCAACCCAGGACACGTTGTTCTCGCAGGCAGTATATTCATCGTTGCGCTCCTTGTTGCTTCTCTTTTTATCTACCGTCCGTGGTGCCACATCTTTTGTCCCTTCGGGTTAGTGGGGTGGCTTATAGAAAAAATAAGCCGCGTAAGGGTAAACGTTAATTATGAAACCTGTATTGCCTGTGAAAAGTGCGCTGCCGCATGCCCCACGACGGTTATGAGCGCTATCCTAAAGAACGACAAAAAGACCATACCGGATTGTTTTTCCTGCTATGCCTGTCGAGATGTATGTCCGACAGGGTCTGTACGTTATTCCACTGACAAGAGAACAGTGCCTCCCGCAGGACACTTTGATAAACAAAAAATAGTGAAGTAA
- a CDS encoding mechanosensitive ion channel, whose product MLESENLVHELITFLPALLTVIGVCIILRAGHWFLIGKHPDLGNERKFPRHMILLGLTLGGLLTIILALPISESSRNQLIGLIGILISGVIAFSSTNIVSNLMAGIVLRITKPFRTGDFIRVGDHFGRVSERGLFDTEIQTEMRELISLSNTYLIKNAVTTIRSSGTIISASLSLGYDVHHSLVESLLIQAAEKSGLEEPFVHILDLGNYSVEYRVAGLLTEVKKMISVRSNLYQSILDTLHEQGIEIMSPTIMIQRRMGDDQKIVPVSVAVTSAKGSINAEEIAFDKAEQAERTENEKKSLVKNIEELEAALKEAPEDDKIRIKETIKGHQERLKALDGKSESSSDQNQKPTE is encoded by the coding sequence ATGCTGGAATCAGAGAATTTAGTGCATGAGTTAATAACTTTTTTACCAGCCTTATTAACGGTCATAGGGGTATGTATAATTCTTCGAGCCGGACATTGGTTTCTTATCGGAAAGCACCCTGATCTCGGCAATGAGCGGAAGTTCCCCCGGCATATGATTTTGCTTGGGCTGACTCTTGGAGGACTTCTTACCATAATTCTTGCTTTACCGATAAGCGAAAGCTCCCGCAACCAATTGATAGGACTGATCGGGATTCTTATTTCAGGTGTCATTGCGTTTTCGTCAACGAACATTGTATCCAACCTGATGGCTGGTATAGTCCTTCGAATAACAAAACCGTTTCGGACTGGTGATTTTATTCGTGTAGGCGATCATTTCGGACGCGTTTCGGAGCGAGGGTTGTTCGATACTGAGATTCAAACCGAAATGCGTGAGCTCATTTCGCTTTCCAATACTTACCTGATCAAAAATGCGGTCACCACAATCCGCAGCTCGGGAACAATAATCTCGGCTTCTCTGTCTTTAGGATACGATGTTCACCATTCTCTGGTCGAATCTCTTCTCATACAAGCTGCCGAAAAAAGTGGGCTCGAAGAACCGTTTGTACACATTTTAGATCTTGGTAATTATTCAGTTGAATACCGCGTAGCTGGTTTATTAACGGAAGTTAAAAAAATGATATCGGTTCGCTCAAACCTCTATCAGTCAATATTGGATACGCTGCATGAGCAAGGTATCGAAATCATGTCGCCAACTATTATGATCCAAAGACGGATGGGTGATGATCAGAAAATCGTTCCGGTTTCGGTTGCCGTGACATCAGCTAAAGGGAGTATAAATGCGGAGGAGATCGCGTTTGACAAGGCTGAGCAAGCTGAAAGAACCGAAAATGAGAAAAAGAGTCTGGTTAAAAATATTGAAGAACTCGAAGCCGCATTAAAGGAGGCGCCTGAAGATGACAAGATACGGATTAAGGAAACTATTAAGGGGCACCAGGAACGTCTGAAAGCCCTCGATGGAAAGAGTGAATCAAGTTCAGATCAAAATCAAAAGCCCACCGAATAA